Proteins encoded within one genomic window of Humulus lupulus chromosome 1, drHumLupu1.1, whole genome shotgun sequence:
- the LOC133833590 gene encoding transcription factor MYB1-like, translated as MGSNINMVTVVVRDQREGDSSGSGCALRKGAWSREEYDLLRECVDKYGEGKWYLVPSRAGLNRCRKSCRLRWLNYLKPGTKRGTFTADEVDLVLRLHKLLGNRWSLIAGRIPGRTTNDVKNYWNTHLGKKVMMAYDKLKHVKKKDDDKFIIKSNIIKPSPRTFRNHFTTIANNNISSPPPKYVHTLNEPEPILEKNNENWEWESILDGMINNKDQEVMNPISNIGLDEEHSIANFSELEVDSHRPSESKIKDYTTNNSSIFITDGYQNRSMDFVMDMDLWDLGISSAEKEMQ; from the exons aTGGGCAGCAATATTAATATGGTGACAGTAGTAGTAAGGGATCAAAGGGAGGGCGATTCCTCTGGCTCTGGGTGTGCACTCAGGAAAGGCGCATGGAGCAGAGAAGAATACGATCTTCTGAGGGAGTGCGTAGACAAGTATGGTGAAGGGAAATGGTATCTTGTTCCTTCTAGAGCTG GGTTGAATAGATGTAGGAAAAGTTGTAGACTGAGGTGGTTAAATTATTTGAAGCCAGGTACCAAACGGGGAACATTTACCGCGGATGAAGTTGATCTCGTTCTTAGGCTTCATAAGCTTTTAGGGAACAG GTGGTCTTTAATTGCAGGTAGAATTCCAGGAAGGACAACCAATGATGTGAAAAATTATTGGAATACTCACTTGGGAAAGAAGGTAATGATGGcctatgataaacttaaacacgtgaaaaagaaagatgatGACAAGTTTATCATCAAATCCAACATAATAAAGCCTTCTCCTCGGACCTTCAGAAACCACTTTACTACTATTGCAAACAACAATATTAGCTCTCCACCACCAAAATATGTTCATACACTTAATGAGCCTGAACCTATTTTAGAGAAGAACAATGAGAACTGGGAGTGGGAAAGCATATTAGATGGCATGATCAACAACAAGGACCAAGAAGTTATGAACCCTATAAGCAATATTGGTTTAGATGAGGAACATAGTATTGCAAACTTCTCTGAGTTAGAAGTTGATTCTCATCGACCTTCTGAGTCAAAAATCAAGGACTATACTACTAATAACAGTAGTATTTTCATCACAGATGGCTACCAAAATCGCTCGATGGACTTTGTCATGGACATGGACCTTTGGGATCTTGGAATTAGTTCAGCAGAGAAGGAAATGCAGTAG